One genomic region from Physeter macrocephalus isolate SW-GA unplaced genomic scaffold, ASM283717v5 random_121, whole genome shotgun sequence encodes:
- the MIEF2 gene encoding mitochondrial dynamics protein MID49 isoform X1 has translation MGRLGGPSAVPRLTLKSLPLRSTPRTNGRLTMAEFSQNRGKRRDGEVLGGAVDFLLANARLVLGVGGAAVLGIATLAVKRLIDRATSPRDEDDAKQDSTCLEDSWQELSLLKATPRLQPRPRPAALSQPVPPPAPSPPAPEGPADAPTSPQLCSPVPSVCLTFQEKLLAFERDHVTMPVAHVALAKELAGDIALELQAYLRNKFPELPFGALVPGGPLYDGLQAGAADPVRLLVPLALEPGLWSLVPGVDTVARDPRCWAVRRTQLEFHPRGSSPWDRFLVGGYLSSRVLLELVRKALTASVNWPAIGSLLGCLIRPCVASEELLLEVQHERLDLRVAVLLATAGAQAGDLLLAWPLEGLAGNLWLQDWYPAEAAQLRALDERDAGTRRRLLLLLCGVCRGHPALGRLGRSPLAQVVLHLGEQEADWGEEALGERFLQALELLIGSLERASLPCRFSRGVNLLDGLREEDIDDMGCALYWGLRAPEGLL, from the exons GCAGACTGACCATGGCGGAGTTCTCCCAGAATCGGGGCAAGCGGCGTGACGGCGAGGTGCTGGGCGGTGCTGTGGACTTCCTTCTGGCCAACGCCCGCCTGGTGCTGGGGGTGGGCGGAGCTGCCGTGCTGGGCATTGCCACCCTGGCTGTGAAGCGG CTCATTGACAGGGCCACCAGCCCTCGGGATGAGGACGACGCCAAGCAGGACTCCACGTGCCTGGAGGACAGCTGGCAGGAACTGAGCCTGCTCAAGGCCACACCGCGCCtccagccccggccccggcccgcgGCCCTCAGCCAGCCCGTgccgcccccggccccctccccgccagccccAG AGGGGCCCGCAGACGCCCCGACGTCGCCTCAGCTCTGCTCCCCAGTGCCGTCGGTGTGCCTGACGTTCCAGGAGAAGCTGCTGGCGTTCGAGCGGGACCACGTGACCATGCCAGTGGCCCACGTGGCTCTGGCCAAGGAGCTGGCCGGCGACATTGCCCTGGAGCTGCAGGCGTACCTGCGGAACAAGTTCCCAGAACTGCCCTTCGGGGCGCTCGTGCCTGGCGGGCCGCTCTACGACGGGCTGCAGGCGGGGGCCGCCGACCCCGTGCGTCTCCTGGTGCCCCTGGCGCTGGAGCCTGGCCTGTGGAGCCTGGTGCCCGGTGTGGACACCGTAGCCCGGGACCCTCGCTGCTGGGCCGTGCGCAGGACTCAGCTGGAGTTCCACCCCCGCGGGAGCAGCCCCTGGGACCGCTTCCTGGTGGGCGGCTACCTCTCCTCCCGGGTCCTGCTGGAGCTGGTCCGCAAGGCCCTGACCGCCTCCGTCAACTGGCCAGCCATCGGCAGCCTCCTCGGGTGCCTGATCCGGCCGTGCGTGGCCTCGGAGGAACTGCTGCTCGAGGTGCAGCACGAGCGTCTGGACCTCCGCGTGGCCGTGCTCCTGGCCACTGCTGGCGCCCAGGCCGGAGACCTCCTGCTGGCCTGGCCCCTGGAGGGGCTGGCCGGCAACCTCTGGCTGCAGGACTGGTACCCGGCAGAGGCTGCCCAGCTGCGGGCCCTGGATGAGCGCGACGCTGGGACCCGCCGGCGGCTGCTGCTGTTGCTCTGCGGCGTCTGCCGTGGCCACCCGGCGCTGGGGCGGCTGGGCCGCAGCCCCCTGGCCCAGGTGGTTCTGCACCTGGGCGAGCAGGAAGCGGACTGGGGCGAGGAGGCCCTGGGGGAGCGCTTCCTGCAGGCCCTGGAGTTGCTCATCGGCAGCCTGGAGCGGGCCAGCCTGCCCTGCCGCTTCAGCCGTGGCGTGAATCTCCTGGACGGCCTGCGGGAGGAGGACATCGACGACATGGGCTGTGCGC
- the MIEF2 gene encoding mitochondrial dynamics protein MID49 isoform X2, producing the protein MAEFSQNRGKRRDGEVLGGAVDFLLANARLVLGVGGAAVLGIATLAVKRLIDRATSPRDEDDAKQDSTCLEDSWQELSLLKATPRLQPRPRPAALSQPVPPPAPSPPAPEGPADAPTSPQLCSPVPSVCLTFQEKLLAFERDHVTMPVAHVALAKELAGDIALELQAYLRNKFPELPFGALVPGGPLYDGLQAGAADPVRLLVPLALEPGLWSLVPGVDTVARDPRCWAVRRTQLEFHPRGSSPWDRFLVGGYLSSRVLLELVRKALTASVNWPAIGSLLGCLIRPCVASEELLLEVQHERLDLRVAVLLATAGAQAGDLLLAWPLEGLAGNLWLQDWYPAEAAQLRALDERDAGTRRRLLLLLCGVCRGHPALGRLGRSPLAQVVLHLGEQEADWGEEALGERFLQALELLIGSLERASLPCRFSRGVNLLDGLREEDIDDMGCALYWGLRAPEGLL; encoded by the exons ATGGCGGAGTTCTCCCAGAATCGGGGCAAGCGGCGTGACGGCGAGGTGCTGGGCGGTGCTGTGGACTTCCTTCTGGCCAACGCCCGCCTGGTGCTGGGGGTGGGCGGAGCTGCCGTGCTGGGCATTGCCACCCTGGCTGTGAAGCGG CTCATTGACAGGGCCACCAGCCCTCGGGATGAGGACGACGCCAAGCAGGACTCCACGTGCCTGGAGGACAGCTGGCAGGAACTGAGCCTGCTCAAGGCCACACCGCGCCtccagccccggccccggcccgcgGCCCTCAGCCAGCCCGTgccgcccccggccccctccccgccagccccAG AGGGGCCCGCAGACGCCCCGACGTCGCCTCAGCTCTGCTCCCCAGTGCCGTCGGTGTGCCTGACGTTCCAGGAGAAGCTGCTGGCGTTCGAGCGGGACCACGTGACCATGCCAGTGGCCCACGTGGCTCTGGCCAAGGAGCTGGCCGGCGACATTGCCCTGGAGCTGCAGGCGTACCTGCGGAACAAGTTCCCAGAACTGCCCTTCGGGGCGCTCGTGCCTGGCGGGCCGCTCTACGACGGGCTGCAGGCGGGGGCCGCCGACCCCGTGCGTCTCCTGGTGCCCCTGGCGCTGGAGCCTGGCCTGTGGAGCCTGGTGCCCGGTGTGGACACCGTAGCCCGGGACCCTCGCTGCTGGGCCGTGCGCAGGACTCAGCTGGAGTTCCACCCCCGCGGGAGCAGCCCCTGGGACCGCTTCCTGGTGGGCGGCTACCTCTCCTCCCGGGTCCTGCTGGAGCTGGTCCGCAAGGCCCTGACCGCCTCCGTCAACTGGCCAGCCATCGGCAGCCTCCTCGGGTGCCTGATCCGGCCGTGCGTGGCCTCGGAGGAACTGCTGCTCGAGGTGCAGCACGAGCGTCTGGACCTCCGCGTGGCCGTGCTCCTGGCCACTGCTGGCGCCCAGGCCGGAGACCTCCTGCTGGCCTGGCCCCTGGAGGGGCTGGCCGGCAACCTCTGGCTGCAGGACTGGTACCCGGCAGAGGCTGCCCAGCTGCGGGCCCTGGATGAGCGCGACGCTGGGACCCGCCGGCGGCTGCTGCTGTTGCTCTGCGGCGTCTGCCGTGGCCACCCGGCGCTGGGGCGGCTGGGCCGCAGCCCCCTGGCCCAGGTGGTTCTGCACCTGGGCGAGCAGGAAGCGGACTGGGGCGAGGAGGCCCTGGGGGAGCGCTTCCTGCAGGCCCTGGAGTTGCTCATCGGCAGCCTGGAGCGGGCCAGCCTGCCCTGCCGCTTCAGCCGTGGCGTGAATCTCCTGGACGGCCTGCGGGAGGAGGACATCGACGACATGGGCTGTGCGC